A single region of the Vanessa tameamea isolate UH-Manoa-2023 chromosome 18, ilVanTame1 primary haplotype, whole genome shotgun sequence genome encodes:
- the LOC135193799 gene encoding uncharacterized protein LOC135193799 yields MVLFCGIYYCEQNYRQTERIIRIIDHILIEKKISKEIQETLRDFKSLIMSRPINYHAMNFYRLNYATIVSMSSVIVTYTIILLQNL; encoded by the exons ATGGTACTTTTCTGTGGAATATATTACTGTGAGCAGAACTACAGACAGACTGAAAGAATTATCCGAATAATAGATCACATCCTTATCGAGAAGAAAatat CAAAGGAGATACAAGAAACCCTCAGGGATTTCAAGAGTCTGATCATGTCAAGACCTATCAACTACCACGCAATGAACTTCTATCGGCTCAACTACGCCACTATTGTTTCAATGTCATCAGTTATCGTTACATATACGATAATTCTcttgcaaaatttataa